One Bacillus sp. (in: firmicutes) genomic window carries:
- a CDS encoding alanine:cation symporter family protein — translation MEIIQDIVGVTSDFLWAKLLIVLLLSLGVFYTLFSRFVQIRWFKEMIVLLADKGTISTKGSKAVSSFQAFTISTASRVGTGNLAGVATAIAGGGPGAVFWMWLIALLGGASSFIESTLAQIYKVKDENGFRGGPAYYMEKGLNMRWLGIIFAVIITFCFGLVFNSVQSNTISLAFEEAFGMNRSFVGMILAILTAVIIFGGVHRVARVTQVIVPGMAILYLLLAIIVLLMNVTEIPGMIRLIFENAFGLREVVSGGVGAAIMMGIKRGLFSNEAGMGSAPNAAATAAVSHPVKQGFIQTLGVFTDTLLICSATAFLIILSGAYTTPDLTGIQLTQVALSEHVGSWASLFVAIAIFLFAFSSIVGNYYYGETNIEFIRKSKLSMTVYRVGVVAMVMFGAVSDLNFVWSLADLFMGLMVIINLVAITLLSKVAIAALKDYEEQRKKGKDPVFYADSLPNVKGIDAWDVSPSKKKQAM, via the coding sequence ATGGAAATCATTCAAGATATCGTTGGCGTGACAAGTGACTTTTTATGGGCAAAACTATTGATTGTCCTTCTCCTCTCATTAGGGGTGTTTTATACATTATTTAGTCGCTTTGTTCAAATTCGTTGGTTTAAAGAAATGATTGTCTTACTTGCTGATAAAGGGACGATTTCTACAAAAGGAAGTAAAGCGGTTTCTTCGTTCCAAGCATTTACGATTAGTACCGCTTCTCGTGTAGGAACAGGTAACTTAGCTGGGGTAGCTACAGCGATTGCTGGTGGCGGTCCTGGTGCGGTATTTTGGATGTGGCTTATCGCTTTACTCGGTGGCGCTTCAAGTTTTATTGAAAGTACGCTAGCGCAAATTTATAAAGTAAAAGATGAAAATGGATTCCGTGGTGGTCCAGCGTATTATATGGAAAAAGGATTAAATATGCGCTGGTTAGGAATCATTTTTGCTGTTATTATTACGTTCTGTTTTGGACTTGTGTTTAACTCCGTTCAATCGAATACAATCAGCTTAGCGTTTGAAGAAGCATTTGGAATGAATCGTTCTTTTGTAGGTATGATTCTAGCGATCTTGACAGCTGTTATCATTTTTGGGGGCGTCCATCGTGTTGCTCGGGTGACTCAAGTGATTGTTCCTGGCATGGCGATTTTATACTTACTATTAGCCATTATCGTTTTATTAATGAACGTTACGGAAATCCCTGGCATGATTCGCCTAATTTTTGAAAATGCGTTTGGTCTTCGTGAAGTAGTTAGTGGTGGTGTTGGTGCAGCCATCATGATGGGAATTAAGCGGGGCTTATTCTCCAACGAAGCAGGTATGGGTAGCGCACCTAATGCTGCAGCCACAGCAGCGGTCTCCCATCCCGTTAAACAAGGCTTCATACAAACACTTGGAGTATTTACAGATACGCTCCTTATTTGTTCAGCAACAGCTTTCTTAATTATCTTATCAGGTGCGTACACAACTCCGGATTTAACAGGTATTCAATTAACGCAAGTCGCACTTTCTGAGCATGTTGGTTCTTGGGCTAGTTTATTCGTCGCTATCGCTATTTTCCTATTCGCTTTCAGTTCCATCGTGGGTAACTATTATTACGGGGAAACGAACATTGAATTTATTCGTAAAAGCAAGCTGTCTATGACCGTTTATCGCGTTGGGGTTGTAGCGATGGTTATGTTCGGTGCCGTTTCCGATCTGAACTTTGTGTGGAGTTTAGCCGACTTATTTATGGGTCTGATGGTAATCATCAACTTAGTAGCCATTACCTTATTGTCTAAAGTCGCGATTGCTGCATTAAAAGACTACGAAGAACAACGGAAAAAAGGAAAAGACCCAGTGTTCTATGCAGATTCCTTACCAAATGTTAAAGGGATTGACGCATGGGATGTTTCACCTAGTAAAAAGAAACAAGCAATGTAA
- a CDS encoding LacI family DNA-binding transcriptional regulator, protein MVTIKDIAKEANVSVTTVSRALNGYSDVSDETRKRIIEVAKRLNYSPNSIARSLVMKKSQTIGLLVSNLSREGTKDNFTYEVLCGINEAVSQSDYDLIVFNTTSAKQSEKTYTQLCRERRVDGVIIMGIKTNDPYLQEVVESDIPCVLIDIPIQSKTVGYVTTDNIKGAKEAVNYLLSLNHRKIGMINGHNEAFVSQQRLHGYKEALQEACLPFDSSYVENGEYTEEGAYKATVRLLSKHPEITALFCASDLMALGAMQAAKDLGKQLPDELSVIGYDDILLSSYVTPSLSTIRQDKFRIGEEAARMLIGMLEEETSHYVKLLDTQLIIRESTKCLDCSS, encoded by the coding sequence ATGGTAACAATCAAAGACATTGCAAAAGAAGCCAATGTATCGGTCACTACTGTCTCAAGGGCACTTAACGGTTATTCCGATGTAAGTGACGAGACGAGAAAACGTATTATTGAAGTCGCGAAACGGCTAAACTATAGTCCGAATTCTATTGCTAGAAGCCTTGTGATGAAAAAGTCACAAACGATTGGTCTTCTTGTTTCTAATTTATCACGAGAAGGGACGAAAGATAATTTTACATACGAAGTGTTATGTGGAATTAATGAGGCTGTTTCTCAATCGGATTATGATTTAATTGTTTTTAATACGACTTCTGCGAAGCAATCAGAAAAAACGTACACCCAACTTTGTCGGGAAAGAAGGGTTGACGGGGTAATCATTATGGGAATTAAAACAAACGACCCCTATTTGCAAGAGGTAGTCGAAAGTGATATTCCCTGTGTGTTAATTGACATTCCGATTCAATCAAAGACCGTTGGTTATGTGACAACGGATAATATTAAAGGAGCAAAAGAAGCGGTCAACTACTTACTTTCTCTCAATCATCGTAAAATCGGAATGATTAATGGTCACAACGAGGCGTTTGTTAGTCAACAACGGTTACATGGATATAAAGAAGCGCTTCAAGAAGCTTGCCTACCTTTTGATTCATCCTATGTGGAAAATGGTGAGTATACCGAAGAAGGGGCTTATAAGGCAACCGTTCGTTTGTTAAGTAAACATCCAGAAATTACCGCATTGTTTTGCGCTAGTGACTTGATGGCACTTGGAGCGATGCAGGCGGCGAAAGACTTAGGAAAACAACTTCCGGATGAATTATCGGTAATAGGGTATGATGATATTCTTCTCTCTTCTTATGTAACTCCAAGTTTATCAACGATTCGGCAAGACAAGTTTCGCATAGGGGAAGAAGCAGCTCGCATGTTAATAGGAATGTTAGAAGAGGAAACATCACATTATGTAAAGCTTTTAGATACACAATTAATCATAAGAGAATCGACAAAGTGCCTAGATTGCTCTAGTTGA
- the parC gene encoding DNA topoisomerase IV subunit A, producing the protein MTATERFQDLPLEEVIGDRFGRYSKYIIQDRALPDARDGLKPVQRRILYAMHLDGNTHEKGFRKAAKTVGNVIGNFHPHGDSSVYDAMVRMSQYWKIRNVLVEMHGNNGSIDGDPPAAMRYTEARLSSIASALLSDIDKQTVDFVPNFDDTTNEPTVLPASFPNLLVNGSTGISAGYATDIPPHNLGEVIDATIMRIEHPNCTVEELMEVIKGPDFPTGGIIQGIDGIKKAYETGKGKIVVRGKAEIESIRGGREQIVITEIPYEVNKANLVKKIDEFRIDRKVEGIAEVRDETDRSGLRIVVELKKGADASGVLNYLYKNSDLQISYNFNMVAIHRRRPKLMGLTGLLDAYIEHRKEVVTRRSQYELKKAQEREHIVAGLMRALSILDDVIATIRQSKDKKDAKQNLMVKFEFTEPQAEAIVSLQLYRLTNTDITALRKEAEDLAKKINELTAILESEKKLMQVIKAELKQVKKSFADERRTVIENEIEELKINLEVLVASEDVIVTVTKDGYVKRTSLRSYTASNGQDLAMKDTDRLLSQFEMNTTDVLLLFTNKGNYLYCPVHELPEIRWKDMGQHIANIIPIDRDEQIIQAIPVKEFVDHQYVLFITKNGMTKKTELSQYKAQRYSRPLVAINLKGDDEVIDVHLTDGMKDVLLVTYKGYGLRFSEQEINLVGARAAGVKGINLKDGDYVVSGKIIDDTSEAIFIATHRGAVKKMKITELEPSSRAKRGLVLLRELKTNPHFIARMEIVQERDTVIIRTEQGVTEAVQIANMRYNDRYSNGSFVIDAEESGPVVDSYIVLPTEE; encoded by the coding sequence ATGACAGCAACAGAACGCTTTCAAGATTTACCGCTCGAAGAAGTCATTGGCGACCGCTTCGGACGCTACAGTAAATACATTATTCAAGATCGGGCCTTACCTGATGCAAGAGACGGGCTAAAGCCGGTACAACGCCGAATTTTATATGCCATGCATTTGGATGGAAACACACACGAGAAAGGTTTTCGTAAAGCAGCAAAAACAGTTGGTAATGTTATCGGAAATTTTCATCCACATGGAGATTCATCTGTTTATGACGCGATGGTTCGGATGAGCCAATATTGGAAAATCCGAAATGTGTTAGTAGAGATGCACGGGAACAACGGAAGTATCGACGGAGATCCTCCCGCTGCCATGCGTTATACCGAAGCACGACTTTCCAGTATCGCGAGTGCTCTATTAAGTGACATTGACAAACAAACGGTCGACTTTGTGCCAAACTTTGACGATACAACCAACGAACCGACCGTTCTTCCGGCGAGCTTTCCAAACTTATTAGTGAACGGTTCCACAGGAATTTCAGCAGGTTACGCAACAGACATTCCTCCCCACAATTTAGGGGAAGTCATTGATGCGACCATTATGCGGATTGAACATCCGAATTGTACCGTCGAAGAATTAATGGAAGTTATTAAAGGTCCAGACTTCCCAACAGGTGGAATTATTCAAGGAATTGACGGAATTAAAAAAGCGTACGAGACCGGAAAAGGAAAAATTGTGGTGCGAGGTAAAGCGGAAATTGAGTCGATTCGCGGGGGCCGCGAACAAATTGTGATCACAGAAATTCCGTATGAAGTGAATAAAGCGAACTTAGTAAAGAAAATTGATGAATTTCGTATTGATCGAAAAGTAGAAGGAATTGCGGAAGTTAGAGATGAAACCGATCGAAGTGGTTTACGTATTGTCGTGGAATTAAAAAAGGGCGCCGATGCAAGCGGCGTATTAAACTACTTGTATAAAAATAGTGACCTACAAATTTCTTATAACTTTAATATGGTTGCCATCCATCGTCGCCGCCCAAAATTAATGGGACTTACCGGTTTACTTGATGCCTATATTGAACATCGAAAAGAGGTTGTGACCCGTCGTTCCCAATACGAATTAAAAAAAGCGCAAGAACGCGAGCATATTGTAGCTGGTTTAATGCGCGCCCTTTCCATTTTAGATGACGTGATCGCGACCATTCGTCAGTCTAAAGATAAAAAAGATGCTAAACAAAACTTAATGGTAAAATTTGAGTTTACGGAACCACAAGCGGAAGCGATCGTTTCGTTACAGTTATACCGATTAACGAACACAGATATTACGGCTCTGAGAAAAGAAGCGGAAGACCTTGCGAAAAAAATTAACGAGCTTACGGCCATCTTAGAAAGTGAAAAAAAACTGATGCAAGTAATTAAAGCAGAACTAAAACAAGTGAAGAAATCATTTGCCGATGAACGTCGAACAGTGATCGAAAACGAAATCGAAGAATTAAAAATTAACTTAGAAGTACTTGTTGCAAGCGAAGATGTGATCGTCACGGTAACGAAAGATGGATATGTAAAACGGACAAGCCTCCGTTCTTATACAGCTTCTAACGGTCAAGACTTAGCGATGAAGGACACGGACCGCCTGCTCAGTCAATTCGAAATGAACACTACCGATGTTCTGTTGTTGTTTACGAATAAAGGAAACTACTTATATTGTCCTGTACATGAATTACCAGAAATTCGTTGGAAAGATATGGGGCAACATATCGCAAACATTATCCCAATTGACCGTGACGAGCAAATCATTCAAGCGATTCCAGTAAAAGAATTTGTCGATCATCAATATGTATTATTTATTACGAAAAACGGGATGACAAAGAAAACCGAGCTATCACAATATAAAGCCCAACGATATTCACGCCCGCTTGTTGCAATCAATTTAAAAGGAGACGACGAAGTTATTGATGTCCACTTAACCGACGGTATGAAAGATGTTCTACTCGTTACCTATAAAGGATATGGTTTACGCTTTTCAGAACAAGAAATAAACCTTGTCGGAGCTCGTGCAGCAGGAGTAAAAGGAATCAACTTAAAAGACGGAGATTATGTCGTAAGCGGTAAAATTATTGATGATACGAGTGAAGCTATTTTCATTGCCACCCATCGTGGGGCAGTAAAGAAAATGAAAATTACCGAACTTGAACCATCTTCTCGTGCCAAACGTGGCCTCGTTCTTTTACGAGAACTAAAAACAAATCCGCATTTTATTGCCAGAATGGAGATTGTTCAAGAAAGAGACACCGTCATCATTCGGACGGAGCAAGGAGTAACAGAGGCCGTTCAAATTGCAAATATGCGTTATAATGACCGATATTCAAATGGATCATTTGTCATTGACGCAGAAGAAAGTGGACCGGTAGTGGATTCCTATATTGTCCTACCAACAGAAGAATAA